The Bacillus sp. Marseille-Q1617 genome has a segment encoding these proteins:
- a CDS encoding acetyl-CoA C-acyltransferase, whose product MREVVIVDAVRTPIGRYKGALKDVRPDDLGALVIKALIDRNTEMPVNAIEEVVFGNANGAGEDNRNVARMSTLLAGLPVEVGATTINRLCGSGLDAVNYAARAILAGEGDIFIAGGTESMTRAPYVMAKPSKDFPRGNMEMFDTTIGWRFVNSRLKQRYGTDSMPETAENVAKQYEITREEQDRFAFESQMKAKRAMEGERFKEEIVPVEIAERKGNATTVTVDEHPRPQTSMEKLGKLSPLFNEGTVTAGNASGVNDGASALLLMSREKADELGLKPLARYITSATAGLEPSVMGLGPIYATRKALKRAGLSLDQIGLVELNEAFAAQSIACMRDLGLNDDIVNVNGGAIAFGHPLGASGARILTTLVHEMKKRGTRYGLSTMCIGVGQGIATLVENID is encoded by the coding sequence ATGAGGGAAGTTGTCATTGTTGATGCAGTGCGGACTCCGATCGGAAGGTATAAAGGAGCATTGAAGGATGTCCGGCCGGATGACCTGGGAGCACTTGTGATCAAGGCGCTGATTGATCGGAACACTGAAATGCCTGTTAACGCAATAGAAGAGGTCGTGTTCGGAAATGCGAATGGAGCGGGAGAGGATAACCGGAATGTAGCACGTATGTCCACCCTGCTCGCAGGCCTTCCAGTCGAAGTCGGTGCGACGACAATCAACCGGCTGTGCGGGTCGGGACTGGATGCGGTGAATTATGCCGCCCGTGCGATCCTTGCCGGGGAAGGAGATATCTTCATTGCAGGCGGGACGGAAAGCATGACGAGGGCTCCTTACGTCATGGCCAAACCCTCTAAAGACTTTCCAAGAGGCAATATGGAGATGTTCGATACAACCATTGGATGGCGCTTTGTCAATTCCCGCCTCAAGCAGAGATACGGGACGGACTCCATGCCCGAAACAGCTGAAAATGTAGCAAAGCAATATGAAATCACCAGGGAAGAACAGGACAGGTTTGCCTTCGAGAGCCAAATGAAAGCAAAACGTGCAATGGAAGGAGAACGTTTCAAGGAAGAAATCGTTCCTGTTGAAATCGCTGAGCGAAAAGGGAATGCAACCACCGTCACAGTCGATGAACATCCTCGTCCCCAAACAAGCATGGAAAAGCTCGGCAAGCTGTCGCCGCTATTTAATGAAGGAACGGTCACTGCAGGTAATGCGTCAGGCGTCAATGACGGGGCATCCGCTCTGTTGTTGATGAGCAGGGAGAAAGCAGATGAACTGGGCCTGAAACCCCTGGCACGCTATATCACCTCTGCGACTGCAGGGCTGGAACCTTCCGTCATGGGACTGGGGCCGATCTATGCGACACGAAAAGCACTGAAGCGCGCCGGCCTTTCGCTTGATCAAATCGGATTAGTGGAATTGAACGAAGCATTTGCCGCCCAATCGATCGCCTGCATGAGAGACCTTGGGCTGAACGATGATATCGTCAACGTCAATGGCGGAGCAATCGCCTTCGGTCATCCGCTTGGAGCAAGCGGAGCGAGGATCCTGACCACACTCGTGCATGAGATGAAGAAACGGGGTACCCGGTACGGCCTCTCGACGATGTGTATCGGTGTGGGGCAGGGGATCGCGACGCTGGTAGAAAATATAGATTAA
- a CDS encoding enoyl-CoA hydratase-related protein, giving the protein MFETIKYEVKNHVAWITLNRPDKLNAFIRQLNLEVAKAVKESSRNEDVRALVITGEGRAFCSGQDLSEVDDSMDHGEVLRNNYGPMVKEIEACEKPVIAAVNGVAAGAGFSLALACDFRLVSEKASFVQAFVHVGLVPDSGNLYYLANLVGYAKALELAVFGEKIKADQAEKLGLVTKLVPVDSWQEETGAFAERIASMPTKAIGLMKRLLKGSHDLTFDEYLEKEAYAQRIAGQTDDHREGVTAFLEKRRPSFQGK; this is encoded by the coding sequence ATGTTCGAAACCATTAAATACGAAGTGAAAAACCATGTAGCCTGGATTACCCTGAACCGCCCGGATAAACTGAATGCGTTCATCCGCCAGCTCAATCTTGAAGTCGCGAAAGCAGTAAAAGAATCATCCCGGAATGAAGACGTCAGGGCCCTCGTCATTACCGGTGAAGGCCGTGCGTTCTGTTCTGGACAGGATTTGAGTGAAGTGGATGATTCGATGGATCACGGCGAAGTGTTAAGGAATAATTACGGGCCGATGGTGAAGGAAATTGAAGCCTGCGAGAAGCCTGTCATCGCGGCGGTGAACGGGGTGGCGGCAGGAGCAGGATTCTCCCTGGCGCTGGCATGTGACTTCAGGCTTGTATCAGAAAAGGCAAGCTTCGTTCAGGCATTCGTCCATGTCGGGTTGGTTCCTGATTCCGGCAACCTCTACTATTTAGCAAATCTAGTAGGCTATGCAAAAGCACTTGAACTCGCTGTTTTTGGAGAAAAAATCAAGGCAGATCAAGCTGAGAAGCTCGGATTGGTGACGAAACTGGTACCTGTTGACAGCTGGCAGGAAGAAACGGGAGCCTTTGCAGAAAGAATTGCTTCCATGCCGACGAAAGCCATCGGATTGATGAAGAGGCTTTTAAAAGGAAGCCATGATTTAACCTTTGATGAATACTTGGAAAAAGAAGCTTATGCCCAGCGGATCGCGGGTCAGACCGATGACCACCGTGAAGGCGTCACTGCATTCCTGGAAAAACGAAGACCATCTTTTCAAGGTAAATAG
- a CDS encoding enoyl-CoA hydratase/isomerase family protein, translating into MSKHEYIVVSERDGLGFIELNRPKVLNAINRPMVSEIVEAFEEFDRNEHVKVIILSGKGRAFAAGADIDEMSEDGAVDLELLNQFTEWDRLAWIKKPIIGAVQGFALGGGFELALCCDMLFAAEDASFGFPEVNLGVMPGAGGTQRLTKLIGKSRAMEWLLSGDRFTAAQALEWGVINRAIAPELLMEETEKFAKKLASKPPLSIRLIKESVHKAVDYSLYEGMQYERKNFYLLFASEDQKEGMKAFVEKRKPHFKGK; encoded by the coding sequence ATGAGTAAGCACGAATACATTGTGGTCAGCGAACGGGACGGGCTCGGATTCATCGAGCTGAACCGTCCCAAGGTGCTGAACGCCATCAATCGTCCCATGGTTTCAGAAATCGTGGAAGCTTTTGAGGAATTCGACCGGAATGAACATGTAAAAGTGATCATTTTGTCCGGGAAAGGAAGGGCCTTTGCCGCCGGAGCCGATATTGATGAAATGTCAGAAGACGGCGCCGTTGATCTTGAACTCCTTAATCAGTTCACTGAATGGGACCGCCTCGCATGGATCAAAAAGCCGATTATCGGCGCTGTTCAAGGCTTCGCACTTGGCGGAGGCTTCGAACTGGCATTGTGCTGTGACATGTTGTTTGCAGCAGAAGATGCAAGCTTCGGATTCCCTGAAGTGAATCTCGGAGTCATGCCGGGCGCAGGCGGGACTCAGCGTTTGACAAAGCTGATTGGGAAATCAAGAGCAATGGAATGGCTCCTGTCAGGCGACCGTTTCACTGCAGCGCAGGCACTCGAATGGGGTGTCATCAACCGTGCGATCGCGCCGGAATTATTAATGGAAGAAACAGAGAAATTTGCGAAGAAGCTGGCATCAAAGCCGCCGCTCTCCATACGATTGATCAAAGAATCCGTCCATAAAGCGGTTGATTATTCTCTTTACGAAGGAATGCAATATGAACGGAAGAATTTCTATCTTCTTTTTGCCTCCGAAGATCAAAAAGAGGGCATGAAGGCGTTCGTCGAAAAACGCAAACCACATTTCAAAGGAAAGTAA
- a CDS encoding EthD family reductase: MVKLIALYKHPENKEQFDEHYFNTHAPITAKIPGLKEMKVTRITGSPMGGEGKYYLMCEMYYESHEALKAGLKSDEGKASGKDLMGFAAELVTLMIGEEVNE, from the coding sequence ATGGTAAAACTAATCGCGTTATACAAACACCCTGAAAACAAGGAACAATTCGACGAGCACTACTTCAACACCCATGCCCCGATCACAGCAAAAATCCCGGGTCTGAAAGAAATGAAAGTTACCAGAATCACAGGTTCGCCAATGGGTGGGGAAGGCAAATACTACCTTATGTGCGAGATGTACTATGAAAGCCATGAAGCACTGAAAGCGGGACTCAAATCCGATGAAGGAAAAGCTTCCGGAAAGGATCTGATGGGCTTCGCTGCTGAACTGGTCACTCTCATGATTGGTGAAGAAGTGAATGAGTAA
- a CDS encoding phenylacetate--CoA ligase family protein, translated as MILHEIETAGRDQMESLQLERLQKTASLVYHSVPFYRNHFEQRNLHPDDIRSLKDIKMLPLTTKKDLRDHYPFGMFAVKQEEMVRVHASSGTSGKPTVVGYTQNDIDMWGNIVARAIAMAGGRQGSVLHNAYGYGLFTGGLGLHYGSEKLGMITVPVSGGNMDRQITLIEDFKPSVICGTPSYVLNLAETIAGQGKDPASLSLQAGIFGAEPWSNRMRDTLEGILGIKACDIYGLSEVIGPGVAMECPEAQDGLHIAEDHFLVEVIHPDTLEPVPEGETGELVFTSLTKEAFPIIRYRTGDIASIQHGTCSCGRTTVKMSRVKGRVDDMLIIRGVNVFPSEMEHHLLELKELAPHYQLHVKKKGALDTVELHVEINPDFYAGLSGDIQHEKVFELTSKIKRVMKNGCLVSMDVKVRAPKEIPRSEGKAVRIVDLREEAIFP; from the coding sequence TTGATTCTGCATGAGATTGAAACCGCCGGTCGAGATCAGATGGAAAGCCTTCAACTAGAACGACTCCAAAAGACAGCCAGCTTAGTCTACCACTCCGTACCTTTTTACCGCAATCACTTCGAACAAAGAAATCTGCACCCAGACGATATCCGATCTTTAAAAGACATTAAAATGTTACCGCTTACAACAAAGAAGGACTTGCGTGATCACTATCCATTCGGGATGTTCGCGGTCAAGCAGGAGGAAATGGTCAGAGTCCATGCTTCTTCGGGGACGAGCGGTAAGCCGACAGTGGTCGGCTATACCCAAAATGACATTGATATGTGGGGGAATATTGTAGCCAGGGCGATCGCGATGGCCGGGGGAAGGCAGGGAAGCGTGCTTCACAATGCATATGGATATGGATTGTTCACCGGCGGACTTGGCCTTCACTACGGCAGTGAAAAGCTCGGGATGATCACCGTGCCGGTATCCGGCGGAAATATGGATAGACAGATCACACTGATTGAGGATTTCAAGCCTTCCGTCATTTGTGGTACTCCCTCATATGTTCTGAACCTGGCAGAGACAATCGCAGGCCAGGGGAAGGATCCGGCGTCACTTTCACTGCAGGCTGGCATTTTCGGAGCGGAGCCGTGGTCAAATAGGATGAGGGATACGCTGGAAGGGATCCTTGGCATTAAAGCCTGTGATATTTACGGACTCAGCGAAGTGATCGGTCCCGGCGTTGCCATGGAATGCCCTGAGGCACAGGATGGCCTTCATATTGCGGAGGACCATTTCCTGGTTGAAGTCATTCACCCTGATACATTGGAACCGGTCCCTGAAGGAGAAACAGGTGAGCTGGTTTTTACCAGCTTGACGAAAGAAGCGTTCCCGATCATCCGGTATCGTACTGGTGACATTGCTTCGATACAGCACGGAACCTGCTCATGCGGGAGAACGACGGTCAAGATGTCGAGAGTGAAGGGAAGGGTGGACGACATGCTCATCATCAGGGGGGTGAATGTCTTTCCTTCTGAAATGGAACATCATCTCCTTGAGCTAAAGGAACTCGCTCCTCACTATCAGCTCCACGTAAAGAAAAAAGGAGCCCTTGATACAGTAGAGCTTCACGTTGAAATCAACCCGGATTTCTATGCGGGACTCTCAGGGGATATACAGCATGAAAAGGTCTTCGAATTGACTTCAAAAATAAAAAGGGTGATGAAGAACGGCTGCCTGGTATCGATGGATGTAAAAGTCAGGGCGCCTAAGGAAATTCCCCGATCGGAAGGGAAGGCCGTCCGGATTGTGGATCTTCGGGAAGAAGCGATTTTTCCATAA
- a CDS encoding 3-hydroxyacyl-CoA dehydrogenase: MTQHIVVVGSGVMGRGIAYVSAVGGFRTTLVDIKQEQLDHAKEDIQRIFEKGVERGKVTNQEYIEARERLSYSANLSITVRDADVVIEAVPEKTDIKRGVFEVLDSHAPDYCYLATNTSTMSPTEIGSFTKRPDKVIAMHFFNPVHKMPLVEIVRGLETSDETAEVIEQVARLMGKDTVVINEFPGFVTSRISALVGNEAFYMLQEGLGSPEEIDKAIKLGLNYPMGPFELGDLVGLDTRLNNLKYLHEKLGEKYRPAPLLEQYVKAGRLGRKSGKGVYDYSESKEKESRP; this comes from the coding sequence ATGACACAGCATATTGTTGTCGTAGGATCAGGAGTAATGGGAAGAGGGATCGCCTATGTAAGTGCAGTGGGGGGCTTCAGAACCACTTTGGTGGATATTAAACAGGAACAGCTCGATCATGCCAAAGAAGATATTCAGCGCATTTTTGAAAAAGGTGTGGAAAGAGGGAAGGTCACGAATCAGGAGTATATCGAAGCACGCGAACGCCTTTCGTATTCTGCTAATCTATCCATTACGGTCCGTGATGCGGATGTCGTCATCGAAGCTGTCCCGGAAAAAACTGATATCAAACGCGGTGTATTCGAAGTGCTGGATTCGCATGCTCCTGATTACTGCTATCTGGCAACCAACACTTCAACGATGAGTCCGACAGAAATCGGTTCTTTCACGAAACGTCCGGACAAAGTCATTGCGATGCATTTCTTCAACCCTGTACATAAAATGCCGCTGGTTGAAATCGTAAGAGGACTGGAAACAAGTGATGAAACGGCGGAAGTGATTGAACAGGTTGCCCGTTTAATGGGCAAGGATACAGTGGTCATCAATGAGTTCCCGGGATTTGTTACAAGCAGGATCAGCGCGCTGGTCGGAAACGAAGCCTTTTATATGCTGCAAGAAGGCCTCGGTAGCCCGGAAGAGATTGATAAAGCCATCAAGCTTGGTCTGAATTATCCTATGGGACCATTTGAACTGGGGGACCTGGTGGGGTTGGATACACGTCTGAACAACCTGAAATACCTCCATGAAAAGCTTGGGGAGAAATACCGTCCGGCCCCTCTATTGGAACAATACGTGAAAGCTGGAAGACTCGGCAGGAAGTCAGGCAAGGGTGTGTATGATTACTCAGAATCGAAAGAAAAGGAGAGCCGGCCATGA
- the paaC gene encoding 1,2-phenylacetyl-CoA epoxidase subunit PaaC → MIVKTPDEIPNNEFKEALLNLLYQLADDDFILAYRGSEWLGLAPHIEEDVAFSSINQDTMGHAAMYYQLLEELGEGSQDSLAHARPSNERRNAILLEEVNGPGDYLTEPRYDWAFAVVRHYFYSVAKKVRIDSLKNSSYEPLQQLAIKINTELYYHLLHWKTWFLQLVNAGGEASVRMGEAMEKVLHEFQGVLTLGPAGKEMAVMGLIEGEENLKKRWEMALQPVFQSANLAFPPKTDMKKGDGRKGEHTADLDQALSTLSEVYNSDPAATW, encoded by the coding sequence ATGATCGTGAAAACTCCGGATGAAATCCCGAATAACGAATTTAAAGAGGCACTGCTGAATCTGCTTTATCAGCTGGCGGATGATGACTTCATCCTTGCGTACCGCGGCTCGGAGTGGCTGGGACTTGCCCCGCATATCGAGGAGGATGTCGCATTCTCATCCATTAATCAGGATACGATGGGCCATGCCGCGATGTATTATCAGCTGCTTGAAGAGCTTGGTGAAGGAAGCCAGGATTCACTGGCCCATGCCCGTCCATCAAATGAAAGAAGGAACGCGATTCTTTTGGAGGAAGTGAATGGACCGGGGGATTATTTGACAGAACCCCGCTATGATTGGGCGTTTGCCGTAGTGAGGCATTATTTTTACAGTGTGGCGAAAAAAGTGCGGATCGATTCACTGAAAAACTCTTCATATGAACCATTGCAACAGCTCGCCATCAAGATCAATACGGAATTATACTACCATCTGCTTCACTGGAAAACGTGGTTCCTGCAGCTTGTGAACGCCGGCGGGGAAGCGTCGGTGCGTATGGGCGAAGCGATGGAAAAGGTGCTCCATGAATTCCAGGGAGTCCTTACATTGGGACCGGCAGGAAAAGAAATGGCCGTCATGGGGCTGATCGAGGGCGAAGAAAATCTCAAAAAACGCTGGGAGATGGCCCTGCAGCCTGTCTTCCAATCTGCGAATCTCGCGTTTCCTCCGAAAACAGACATGAAAAAAGGCGATGGCCGCAAAGGCGAGCACACAGCCGACCTGGATCAAGCATTGTCCACTCTTAGCGAAGTGTATAACTCAGATCCTGCAGCAACCTGGTAA
- the paaB gene encoding 1,2-phenylacetyl-CoA epoxidase subunit PaaB produces the protein MSDKGQNFYQEFEVFSKRSDGAAMQHQFSLLAPNHELAMVMAQENFMRREPVADIWVVKRSDLRMMTPEERESVKRLDNKDYRNAKGYGYLKKKWRQYEQEMLDEKEIMSWGELVKKK, from the coding sequence ATGTCTGACAAGGGGCAGAATTTTTATCAGGAATTTGAAGTGTTTAGCAAACGTTCAGACGGGGCCGCGATGCAGCATCAATTCAGTCTGCTTGCCCCGAATCATGAATTGGCGATGGTGATGGCGCAGGAGAATTTTATGAGAAGAGAACCGGTAGCCGACATATGGGTCGTCAAACGGTCGGATCTCAGAATGATGACGCCTGAAGAAAGGGAAAGTGTGAAACGTCTGGATAACAAGGATTACCGGAATGCGAAAGGCTACGGATACCTGAAGAAGAAGTGGCGGCAATATGAACAGGAAATGCTTGATGAGAAAGAGATCATGTCCTGGGGAGAGTTGGTGAAGAAGAAATGA
- the paaA gene encoding 1,2-phenylacetyl-CoA epoxidase subunit PaaA — MSLQMTEEEHMARFMKKIENDEKIEADDWMPDEYRNALIKLISMHGISEIMGALPEKEWVPKAPSLRRKLGIMAKVQDEMGHGQLLLRVAEDLMKPYGKTREHIMRDLFSGDLKFHNVFHMEAPTWGDAGLIGWLVDGAAIISQTNMLGASYGPYARALKRICAEEVFHAQHGEAIIMALAEGTDEQKALVQDAVNRWWEALLMFFGPADAKTTGSSKQDITIKYKIRTKTNEQLRQDFFTKYVPRMLSLGLTLPDETMYYDEEKELWIYKQPDWSRFKEIIRNNGPKSKERLRLRELSYDNNAWVREALSPSGRVS, encoded by the coding sequence ATGAGTCTGCAAATGACAGAAGAAGAACATATGGCACGCTTTATGAAAAAGATCGAAAACGATGAAAAGATCGAGGCTGATGACTGGATGCCTGATGAATACCGCAATGCACTGATCAAATTGATTTCGATGCACGGTATCAGTGAAATCATGGGAGCCCTTCCTGAGAAGGAATGGGTGCCGAAAGCCCCGTCCCTCCGCAGGAAACTCGGGATCATGGCCAAGGTCCAGGATGAAATGGGTCATGGCCAGCTCCTGCTCCGCGTGGCTGAAGATTTGATGAAGCCTTACGGAAAGACAAGGGAGCATATCATGAGGGACTTATTTTCAGGAGATTTGAAGTTTCATAATGTCTTCCACATGGAAGCTCCGACCTGGGGAGATGCAGGGCTGATCGGCTGGCTCGTCGATGGTGCCGCCATCATTTCTCAGACCAATATGCTGGGGGCTTCGTATGGTCCTTATGCACGTGCATTGAAGCGGATCTGTGCGGAAGAGGTCTTCCACGCACAGCATGGTGAAGCCATCATCATGGCACTTGCAGAAGGAACAGACGAGCAAAAGGCTCTTGTACAGGATGCGGTCAACCGCTGGTGGGAAGCACTTCTGATGTTTTTCGGACCGGCTGACGCAAAAACGACAGGCTCATCAAAACAGGATATCACCATTAAATATAAGATCAGAACGAAAACGAATGAACAGCTACGTCAGGACTTCTTCACCAAGTATGTGCCAAGGATGCTGTCCTTGGGGCTTACACTTCCTGACGAAACGATGTACTACGACGAAGAGAAGGAGCTGTGGATCTATAAGCAGCCTGACTGGAGCAGATTCAAAGAAATCATCCGCAATAATGGACCTAAATCGAAGGAACGCCTTCGCCTGCGGGAGTTATCCTATGACAACAATGCCTGGGTACGCGAGGCACTGAGTCCGAGCGGGAGAGTCAGTTAG
- a CDS encoding aldehyde dehydrogenase, with protein MSTVKEQSFEVLEMKREHYSLVINGQRMESESGDTFTTYNPATGEPIATVSLASVEDAEKAVLAARNAFDHGKWKKFPINKRSRVLNKIAGIMRSRFNELVSLEIMDSGKSLSAAQGQVMQAIEDFEFYAGAIVGHRGTVNNVPGQFTNTAEKEPVGVCAQIIPWNYPLMMAAWKIAPAIAAGCSVVVKPATLTPLTAIVLGEICIEAGVPEGVVNIVPGAGSSVGNYLVEHEKVDKVAFTGSTPIGKNIMEKASQTLKRVTLELGGKSPNIVFDDADVDAAVDGSLFGIFYNTGQSCEARSRLYVHEDIYDEFMEKFTAKTKKLSLGDPHDKGTHIGAIINQGQVDTIHSYVESAKEDGATIVTGGKPAKVEGFEKGYWYEPTIITDVNHDMKAVKEEIFGPVVVVMKFKDEKEVIKMANDSEYGLGSAVWTQNHGRATRVSKAIQAGIVMVNCPFSAFPGTPFGGYKQSGFGRELCVETLDLYTETKSIISYFGNRPLNPFGV; from the coding sequence ATGTCTACAGTAAAAGAACAAAGCTTTGAAGTACTCGAGATGAAAAGAGAGCATTATTCATTGGTGATCAACGGACAGCGTATGGAAAGTGAATCAGGGGACACGTTCACGACTTATAACCCTGCTACGGGTGAGCCGATCGCAACGGTTTCACTTGCCTCCGTCGAAGATGCAGAAAAAGCTGTTCTGGCTGCAAGGAATGCATTTGATCATGGGAAGTGGAAGAAGTTCCCGATCAACAAACGCTCCCGAGTGCTGAATAAGATCGCCGGTATCATGCGTTCACGCTTTAATGAACTGGTTTCACTTGAAATCATGGACAGCGGAAAATCATTATCTGCAGCCCAAGGCCAGGTTATGCAGGCAATCGAAGACTTTGAATTCTACGCGGGTGCAATTGTCGGACACCGCGGCACGGTGAACAATGTACCGGGACAATTCACGAATACGGCAGAGAAGGAGCCTGTCGGTGTTTGTGCTCAAATCATCCCTTGGAATTACCCATTGATGATGGCAGCTTGGAAGATTGCCCCTGCGATCGCAGCTGGATGCTCAGTGGTTGTAAAGCCGGCGACGCTCACTCCGCTCACAGCCATTGTACTTGGTGAAATCTGTATCGAAGCGGGAGTGCCTGAAGGTGTCGTCAATATCGTGCCGGGAGCCGGTTCTTCCGTAGGAAACTATCTTGTGGAGCACGAAAAAGTAGACAAAGTGGCATTCACAGGATCGACGCCGATCGGTAAAAATATCATGGAAAAAGCTTCTCAAACATTGAAACGCGTGACTTTGGAACTTGGAGGCAAATCTCCGAACATTGTATTTGATGATGCTGATGTAGATGCTGCGGTAGATGGTTCGCTGTTTGGAATCTTCTATAATACAGGGCAGTCCTGTGAAGCACGCTCAAGACTTTATGTGCATGAAGATATCTATGATGAGTTCATGGAAAAATTCACAGCGAAAACGAAGAAGCTTTCGCTTGGCGATCCGCATGATAAAGGAACTCATATCGGTGCCATCATCAATCAGGGACAGGTGGATACGATACACAGCTATGTGGAGTCCGCCAAAGAGGATGGAGCCACGATCGTGACCGGAGGAAAGCCGGCGAAAGTGGAAGGCTTTGAAAAAGGATACTGGTATGAGCCGACAATCATTACAGATGTCAATCATGATATGAAGGCTGTAAAGGAAGAAATCTTCGGACCTGTTGTCGTTGTGATGAAATTCAAGGATGAAAAAGAAGTCATCAAGATGGCGAACGACAGCGAATACGGACTTGGCTCAGCTGTATGGACGCAGAACCACGGCCGTGCAACAAGAGTGTCAAAAGCGATTCAAGCCGGTATCGTCATGGTGAACTGTCCATTCTCGGCATTCCCGGGAACACCGTTCGGTGGCTACAAGCAGTCCGGTTTCGGCCGCGAACTATGTGTGGAAACACTGGACTTATACACAGAAACGAAGAGTATCATCTCATACTTTGGTAACCGTCCGCTGAATCCATTCGGCGTATAA
- the paaX gene encoding phenylacetic acid degradation operon negative regulatory protein PaaX: MNTRSMIFTLYGDYIRHYGNKIWIGSLIRLLNEFGHNDQAVRAAISRMNKQGWVKAEKQGNKSYYSLTEPGVDRMEEAANRIFKLKPQEWDGKWRVFMYSIPEEIRSIRDELRKELVWSGFGTLSTSTWISPNNLEKQVQSLIKKYDIKEYVDFFIAEYQGPNENQRLVEKSWDLKEINERYQEFIAHYSQQYMIDKNKIKKGDMSDAECFVERTKLVHEYRKFLFVDPGLPEELLPEKWLGAHAASLFAEYYKELAEPASRFFESVFEDGNELKNKDRSYDIMTHPLLLD; this comes from the coding sequence ATGAATACCAGATCAATGATCTTTACCCTTTACGGGGATTACATACGCCATTATGGAAATAAAATATGGATCGGCAGTCTCATCCGTTTGCTGAATGAATTCGGCCACAACGACCAGGCCGTCCGGGCGGCGATTTCAAGGATGAATAAACAAGGCTGGGTAAAGGCGGAGAAGCAGGGGAATAAAAGCTATTACTCTTTGACCGAACCCGGCGTCGACCGCATGGAAGAAGCTGCGAACCGTATTTTCAAGCTCAAGCCTCAGGAGTGGGACGGAAAGTGGAGAGTCTTCATGTACAGCATCCCTGAAGAAATCCGCAGCATCCGCGATGAGCTTCGCAAGGAATTGGTATGGAGCGGCTTTGGCACGCTTTCGACCTCCACTTGGATTTCACCAAACAATTTGGAAAAACAGGTTCAATCCCTGATCAAGAAATATGACATCAAAGAATATGTCGATTTCTTTATTGCAGAATACCAAGGACCGAATGAAAATCAGCGACTGGTCGAAAAGAGCTGGGACTTGAAAGAAATCAATGAACGTTACCAGGAATTCATTGCTCATTACAGCCAGCAGTATATGATTGATAAGAACAAAATCAAGAAAGGCGACATGAGTGATGCTGAATGCTTTGTTGAGCGGACCAAGCTTGTACATGAGTACCGTAAATTCCTCTTCGTGGATCCCGGCCTTCCTGAAGAGCTTCTTCCTGAAAAGTGGCTCGGTGCACACGCAGCCTCCTTGTTTGCCGAATACTATAAAGAACTTGCGGAACCGGCATCCCGATTCTTCGAAAGTGTATTCGAAGACGGCAATGAATTAAAAAATAAAGACCGCAGTTATGATATCATGACCCATCCTTTACTGCTTGATTGA
- the paaD gene encoding 1,2-phenylacetyl-CoA epoxidase subunit PaaD, with amino-acid sequence MTEMIWSALHTVKDPEIDSISIVDLGMVNRIIEEEGRVTIELLPTFMGCPALDIIKSNVVKACKDQLGTGAVDVRFVYNPPWTSSRLTEKGRESLKEFGIAPPPRDFTGEEDWQVHCPYCDSPYTSMENLFGPTACRSILYCKQCKNPFEAMKPISTMM; translated from the coding sequence ATGACTGAAATGATTTGGAGTGCCCTTCACACAGTGAAGGATCCAGAAATCGATTCTATAAGTATCGTAGATTTGGGAATGGTGAATAGAATTATAGAGGAAGAGGGCCGGGTCACCATTGAATTGCTCCCTACCTTCATGGGCTGTCCGGCACTCGACATCATTAAATCGAACGTGGTGAAAGCCTGTAAGGATCAGCTGGGGACAGGGGCAGTAGATGTGAGATTCGTTTACAATCCGCCCTGGACTTCCAGCCGGTTAACGGAGAAAGGGCGCGAAAGCCTCAAGGAATTCGGCATCGCACCTCCGCCGAGGGACTTCACGGGAGAAGAAGACTGGCAGGTTCACTGCCCGTACTGTGATTCTCCCTACACCTCAATGGAGAACCTCTTCGGACCGACCGCATGCAGAAGCATCCTCTACTGCAAGCAATGCAAAAACCCGTTCGAGGCCATGAAACCTATTTCTACCATGATGTGA